The window ACCACCGCGGCCGGCGCCGCCAGCACCGGCGGCGCCCACCACACCACCGCGAGGTCCGACAGCGCGCACAGGGCCACCACCAGCGCCGTGGCCCAACCCACGGCGAGCACCGCGGCCCCGGCCCGCGCCCATCCGGGTGCGGGCCGGTACGCCGCTCCCACCGCTCCGGCGGCCGTCAGGGCCCCCAGCACCAGGACCGTGGCCAGTCGGCCGTCCAGCGCCCCCACAGCCACGTTCCCGGCCCCGAGGAGCGCGCACGCGGCGGCCGCGATCCCGGGACCGGAGCCGCCGGGCCGGGGCCGCAGCGCAAGCGCCCCCACGGCCACCGTCACCGACAGTTGCGCCACGAGCACGGCCGCCGCCGGGAAGCCGAGCAGCACCGGGGCCGCGAACAGCCCGGCCCAGCCCAGGACCACCGCGAGCACCCCCGGCTCGGGCCGGGCCGGGAGCAGCCGGGCCGCCCGGGCGGCCGCACCCGCCGTCACCAGCAGCGTCACCGCCACCGCCGCGCCCGTACCGGGCCGGTCCATCTCCGGGGTCGTCGCCGCCCACACCTCGCCGAGCACCCGCAGCCGGGCCGACAGCGCCGGGACCACCGACGCCAGGGCCCAGAGCGCCGCCACCGCGGCCACGCCCAGCCCCGCGCGGACCAGGCCGCGCCGCACCGCCGCCGGGACCGAGGCCGCCCCCGACGCCGCCGGCAGGGTCAGGATCAGGGCCGCCGCCAGGTGCGCCGGCACCGCCCAGCCCGTGTCCCAGCGCGGGGAGAGCGGGCCGCCCGCCGCCACGACCGCGGCCAGACCGCCCGCCAGCGCGGCGGCGGAGGCCCGGGGCACCCGCCAGGCCACGGCCACGCCGAGCGCCGCACCCGCCGCGAGCAGCAGCGCCGGAGCCGACGCGCCCGGGTCGGCCGCCGACTCCACGCACCCGACTGCCAGCGCGGTCACGCCCAGCACGGCCCCCGCCGGCCACGCGGTCCGCGCCCGGGGCACCGTCATCGCCGCGACCACGTCGAGCGCGGCCGTCGCCAGCAGCGCCCAGCCGAGCCCCACCGGGTCCGCCGCGGAGGCGAGCGCCGCCAGCGGCAGCGGGAGCTGCGCCGCCGCCACGGCGACGGGCAGCGGCAGCCGCAGCCGGGGCAACGCGAACCCGTACCCGGCCCAGAGCGCCGCCAGGACGCCGGCCGCACCCGCCGCGTACGCGGTGCCGTCGACCGTCGACATCCCGACGGCGTGCACCGCGTACGCGTCCAGCACCGTCAGCAACAACCCCAGCGCGGCGACCGACTCGGCCGTGGACCGCAGCCCGCGACGCAGCAGCGACAGCGGCGCGACGAGCGCCCCCGCCGTCACCGCGGCCAGCACCGCGGCGCGCCCGGCGATGCCCAGGGAACCCCAGCTGACGAGCGTGAAGGCGAGCGCGGCCACCGAGAGCAGCACCGCGCCCAACGTCAGCAGCACGTTCTGAGCGCCCCGCCCCGAGGCGTCCTTGACGGGGAGCGAGGGCGGCGCGGGCGCGGGCGCCGCCGGCCACGGGGTCGGGGGCAGGCGCAGCAACCAGTCGCGGCGTGCCGTCAGATGGGCCCGACGGGCGTCGAGTCGGGCGAGTTCGCCGGCGATGAGCGCCAGTTCCTCGGCGGGCGACAGGGGCGTGTTCATGCTCGGAGTGTGGTGCCCGTCACGCGGCCGGGACATGGGCGGGCGTACTCAGATCCGCCTGAGTACCCCGGTGCGCGGAGCAGGGGCCGGGCGCCGGGAGCGGCCGGCCCGAGGCCCGACCGGAAGCGGTTTGAACAGACCCCGAGGCTCTTGTATTGTTCAGTCCGTTCCCGGGCGATTAGCTCAGCGGGAGAGCACTTCGTTCACACCGAAGGGGTCACTGGTTCGATCCCAGTATCGCCCACCGGGACAGGCCGGTCCGTCACAGACGGACCGGCCTTCCGCATTCCCGGCCGTCAGGCCGCGGCCCCCAGTTCCGGCCGCAACGGCCAGTGCGGATCCACCGACTCCGGAGTGCCCTGGCGGGCGAACCAGGCCTGGAGCCCCCGCGCCTGCGCCGCGTGCCACACCGCCTGGAGCGTGTGCAGCTCGGCCGGCGTCAGCCGCTCCAGCCGGCCCGCGAACCGGCGCCCGACCGCCCGGACGACCTCCAGCGAGGCCAGGGCGTCCGCCGACGCGTCGTGGGCCCCCTCCAGCTCTATGCCGTAGTGCTCGCACAGGTCCGTGAGCGTCCGACGACCCTTGCGGTAACGATCCAGGTGCTTGTCCAACACCCGCGGATCCAGCACGGTCAGCGGTCGGTTGTCCAGATAGCGCCCCAGCGACGACGCCCGGTGCCGGCGCAACTCCCGGTCCAACAGCGTCAGATCGAAGGGCGCGTTCATCACCACCACCGGCCGGCCCGCCACCTGCTGCTCCGCCAGCGCGCGGGCTATCTCCTCCACCACCGGCGCCGGCCACCGGCCGTGGCGCTGGAGGTGCTCGTCGGTCAGACCGTGCACTTCCGTGGCGCCCGGGGGTACCGGGACGCCGGGATTGACCAGCCAGCGCGTGGAGCGGACACGACCGCCCGCACACTCCTGCACGACGAGCGCGGCGGACACGATCCGGTCCTGCTCGACGTCCACTCCGGTGGTCTCCGTGTCGAATGCGGCCAGCGGGCCCTCATACCAGCGTGTCATGGCGAACTCCTCGTCCCCGGTCGGCAGGTGGGGCGCACCCGGTTCACGCCGCCCTTGCCCGAATCGGTGATACCCGGGCTGTTTGCCCCGTACGCCGTTTGCGACTCGTCTGCTACGGAGACAACTTCCCTGGGGGAACGCACGCATGACCGGTCGTCACCCCGACACCCTCACTCTGCGGAGCCCGGAAGGCATGGGGAGCCGGCCATGGCGCTCACACAGCCCGAACCGCTCGGGGTGCCGCCGGCGCGGATCGGTCCTCGGCCGGACGCGGGGACCGGACCGCTGCGCGGCACACTCGCCACCACCGCCTGCATGGAGACCCTCCAGGTGGGATACCTGCACGCCGTCGCGGCCGCCGCCGGCTGCTCGTTGTCCCAGCCCTTCCCGGACAACGGCATCGACTGGCACGTCAGCCACGGCGCACCCGAGCACGTCGTCGACGACGAGGTCACCATCAAGGTGCAGTTGAAGGCGACCTACCAGACACCACCGCGGCCGGCCGGGGCCACCTTCGGCTTCACCCTCGACAACGACCACCTCGTGAAGCTGGCGCGCACCCCCGTCGCCGTCCACAAGATCCTCGTGGTGATGCTCGTACCGAGGGAGCGCGAACAGTGGCTGGCCGCCGGACACGACCGGCTCGACCTGCGCCACTGCTGCTACTGGACCAACCTCGCCGGACAGCCCGTGACCGGCCGGCGCCGGACCACCGTACGGATCCCGACCGCGCGGATCTTCGACGACCGGGCGCTGTGCGAGATCATGACCCGGGTCGGGTCGGGAGGGACACCTTGATGGAACGGTACTCACCGCACCCGGAGCCGCTGACGCCCCCGGATCCCACCGCGTACGCGGTCGCCGCCACACCCGATCCCGCGAAGGTCGACCCCGCCGTGCTCGGCGCGCTGCTGCACCGGCACGGCTGGCTGCGGCGCGGCGGGGCCGCCGGTCGGTACGGGAGGTGGACGCCGCCCGGGCACCCGGGCACCAGCCTGCTCGTCCCCGAGAGCCGGACCTTCCCCGACTGCGCGGACCTGCTGGACGAGGCGTTGACCGCGTTGGCGTGCAGCGGGCTGCCCTCGGCCCGGGAGGTGCTGTTCGGGTTGAGCGTGCCGAGCGACGAGATCCGCTGGGAACGCGAGTTCCCCGAGGGGACGTACCCGGCGCAGGGCGCGGAGGCCTGGCCCGTACAGGACCAACTCCGCACGGCGGCCCGACAACTCCTGCTCGCCGGCGCCCTGGCGGCGCACGCCCGCGCCGGCTACTACGGGGCGCGGCACCGGGCGCAGGCCGAACGGGCCCTGGACGGGGTGCTGGTGGGACCCTCGCCCGGCGGCCGGCGACTCGCCGCGTACGTCCCGGTGGACGGCGGCAGGGGCATCACGACCCGGCTGCACCACGCGCTGCACGCGGCCCGCGAGGCCGTGGACTACCGGCGGGCCACCGGCGGCATGGAGGCCTTCGACGCGGCGGTGGAGGCCGGCGTCAGCCGGGAACTCGCCGACGCCCTGATCACCCTCGTACGCGGCTCGGAGGGGGCCCGGATCGCGCTCGCCTGGGCTCCGGCGGCGGGCGTCCCGGCAGGGTGCGCGACCCGGCCGGAGGCGGTGGAGTTCTCCCCGGGCGACCTGCCCGTGCTGCGCGAGGCGGCCGCCCGGTACACCCGGGACGAACCGGCGATCCCCGTCCGGTTGGCCGGGGCCGTGGTCCGGATGCGGCGCTCGGCGGCGGGCGGCGGCGGGACGGTGCGGCTGCGGGTGCTGTCGGGGGCGGAGGTGCCGTACGTACGGGCCGCCCTGGACGAGGAGTCGTACCGGGTCGCCGGGCACGCCCACCTGGTGGGACTGCCGGTCCGGGTCAGCGGGCGCCTCCAGCGGCGGGGCGGGTTCCGCAGGCTGACGGACGCGGTGGACGTGCGGCCGGTCCCGCTCGACGAGGTCGAACGGGACCGGCTGATGAAGTCGCTCGACGAGGCCTTCGACCCGTCGGAGGTGCTCCCCTCCGACGACTAGGACGCCGCCGGCGCTTGGTCGTCGGGGATCCAGGACCCGTGGATCATGGCGGGGACCCGGCGGGGGAGGTGGACGGTGGCGACCGGCGGGAGGGCGAGGTCGGTCGCGTCCAGGACGAGCAACTGCGAGGCGTCGGCGTTCAGATCGCTGACCACGGTCAGCAGGTAACCCGCGTCCTCGTCGCCGGGGCCCGCCTCGGCGGCCGGCACGAACACGGCCTCGCCGGGCAGCCGGCCGGTACCGAAGGGCAGGACCTGGCGGCCGCCGGTGCTGCGGTCGTACTTGACCAGACTGTGGTTGCCGACGCCGAGGTCGTCCGGGAAGGCCAGGGCGTACTGGTAGCGATGTTCCCGGCCCAGGTAGGCGTCGTTGATGGTGGGGAACTCCACGGTCAGGTCGTCCGTCTGCTCCTCGGTGACCCTCCCGGCGGCCAGGTCGACGGTCCAGCGCCGGCCGCGGGAGCCGGAGTTGGGCTCGGCGCCGCGATCGGGGGCGCCCACCCACCAGTTCCAGGAGCGCTGCCAGCCCGCACGGCCGACGGTCGGGCCCTCCACCACGATCCGGCCGTGCACGTCCTCGTACGCGTTGGCGAAGTGCATGCCGTAGCCGGGGGCGATCTCGAACCAGCGGATCCGGGCCGCGCCGCCCGCGCCCCGGGGCATCACCCCGATCCGGGAGACCTGATCCTCGCTCCAGCCGTACGGGATGCCGGAGTGCTCGGAGGAGTCGAAGGTCACCGATCCCTCCAGGAAGACGACGTGGTGCGCGGTCAGCGCGAAGTCGTGCTTCAGCGCCGCGCTCGCCCCCGGCACTTCCCGGCTGTCGAGGACCTTCCCGTCGGCCGAGGCCACGTGGTGGATCAGGAACGGCGGGAAGGGGGAGGAGGCGAAGAAGTGGAGCTCCCCGGTGACGGGGTCCTCCTTGGGGTGGGCGGTCATCGCCGACGTCAGCTTGCCGCCGAAGTCGTAGGCGCCCACGGTCTCCAGGTCGGCGGTGAGCTCGAAGGGCAGTGCGGCCTCGCTGAGGGCCAGCAGTCGTCCGGCGTGCTCGATCACGTGGGTGCCCGCGGTGCTCGCGGTCAGGTCGGGGCCGTGCTCGGTCATGTAGGGGGCGCCGTCCAGGGCGGGGGTGTGCACCCAGCGGTTGCGGTACCACTCGGCGCGGCCGTCGCGCAGCCGGATGCCGTGGACCATGCCGCTGCCCTTGAACCAGTGGGTGGGGGTGATGCCGGGCTTGGGGTTGTGGCTGTTGCGGAGCAGCCGGCCGGTCAGCTCGGGCGGGAGGGTCCCCTCCACCGTCAGGTCGGTCGCGGTGATCTCGTCGACCACGGGGGCGTAGTGGCCCGTCAGGTAGGGCTTCTTCGTGTCGGTCATCGTCTTCACTTCCTGGCTGGTCCGCACGGTGGGCCTCGGCTTTCGGCGGGTGGGGCGGGGCGGTGGCGGGGGGTGTTCGGTCGGCTTCGGCGGGCTTCAGCGGGCTTCGGCAGTGGTCTTGAGGAGGTGGAGCCACTCCTCCAGCGACTGGCGCAGAGCCGCGCCCAGTTCGGCGGGGCGTGCCTCGACGGGGGCACCCGCCCAGGACTCCTCGGTGCGGACGGTGACTCCCTCGGCGCTCTCGTGGAAGGTCCAGACGTGCACTCCGTCGATCCCGTGGGCGGGGCCGCCCCAGGCGATCCGCTCACCGGGCGTCACGTCGAGGACGGTCGAGGTGATGTCGAGCCCGTGGGTGAGCCAGCGGAAACGGGTGCCCGCGGCGAGGGGGCCCACGAACTCGACGCGGTCGATGCCGGTGTGCCAGTCGGACCAGCCGGCGATGTCGGTGTGCAGGGCCCACACCGTGGCGAGGGGGGCCACGACGGTGGTCTCCAGTCGGACGACGGCGGGGGCGTTCTCGTCGATCGTGGTGAGGCGGGTGTGGTTCGTGGTCATGACGGGTGCTCCTGAGTTCGGTCGGGAGGGGATCGTGAATAGTGTGTGTGGTTGACCACTCACTCTTTGGGCCGGAAGAAGGGCGGGCTCCGGGGCCCGCCCTGTTCCGTCGTTCGTCCTCGTGTTCGCCCCGCGTCGTCAGTAGTGTCGGACGCCGGCCGAGAGGGTTCGTGTCCACGGCGCGTCCACGGCCTGCGTGTCCATCGACACCAGCAGGTGGCAGAGCATGCCGATCGCGAAGAACCGTTGCACTTCCGGTTCGCTGCCGCCCGAGGCGCCGCGCACGTACTCCACGAGGCGGGCGTAGCCGGCCCGGACGGCGTCGCGGACCGCGGCCTCCGACACCGCCGCCGCCTGGGCGTGGGTGAGGACGAGCAGCAGGTCCTTGTCCGCGATCAGGTGGGCGTAGGCGTCGCCCATGGCGCTCAGCACCGCCTCGGGCGCACTGCCCCCGGCGTTCGCCGCACCCTCCTCCAGGCTGGCCCGCACCCGGGTGAAGCAGTGGTCGACGACCGCCGTGAACAGCGCCTCCTTGTTGGGGAAGAGCCGGTAGACGTACGACTGCGAGATGCCGGCGGCCTTGGCCACCTCCGTGGTCGTGGTGCCGAAGTAGCCGCGCGAGGCGAAGGCTCCGATGGCCGTGTGCAGCACCGTGTCGCGGCGTTCCTCCGCGGAGGAGAGCTGTCGACGTCGTTCCGTGTTCATGTGAGTAATAAACCACTCACACTTTTGGATGTCAACGGTTCGGGGGAGCCCAGGGAGCAGGATTGCGGGAGAACGAAGCCATCCGCAGCCCCGGGACGGGCTCGAAGTCCTCGCCGCGCAGGAAGCCGAGACGTCCGTACAGGGCCACGGCGGGCGCGTTCGCGGCGCCGGTGGTGACGGTGACGGGCCGGCCGGCCGGGATCCGCGCGCACAGCAGCGAGGCGATGCCCCGGCGGAACCAGGCCGGATCCACACACAACCGGTCGACGCACACGCCGCCGTCCTCCGCGTCCTCCCACGCGAGGAACCCGGCGATCGCGCCGTCCGGCGCGACGGCGCCGATCCAGTGCAGCGGCCGCTCCCGCATCTCGTCCACGCTCTCCCGCAGGGCGGGGATGCCGTCGAAGCCGATGAGTGCGGCCTCCACGGCATACGCCGCCCGACCCACGCGATGGACGGCGGCGGCGGTGGGGTCGTCGGTGAGGTCCAGCGGGCGGACGAGCACGTGCGGCATGGCGGTTCGCTCCAGGGGGTCGGGACGCGGCGAAACGGTACCCCGGCCGGTCATCGCCGAGGTGGGCGTCCGGCTCCGGCGAACAACCGTTTAGCGGTGGCGCCCCCCGGCTCGGTACGATTCAGCCGCGCAGTGTTCGCTCGCGCACCCCCTGAGTCAGGAGAGACCGGTGTCAGACGTCCGTGTGATCATCCAACGCGATTCCGAGCGGGACGAGCGCGTGGTGGCCACGGGCACTACGGCGGCGGAGCTCTTCGCCGGCGAGCGCACCATCGTCGCCGCGCGCATCGCGGGGGAGCTGAAGGACCTCGCGTACGAGGTGCAGGACGGCGAGACCGTCGAACCGGTGGAGATCTCCTCCGAGGACGGCCTGAACATCCTGCGCCACTCGACCGCGCACGTCATGGCGCAGGCCGTGCAGGAGCTCTTCCCCGAGGCCAAGCTCGGCATCGGCCCGCCGGTCCGCGACGGCTTCTACTACGACTTCGACGTCGCCCGCCCCTTCACCCCCGATGACCTCAAGGCCATCGAGAAGAAGATGCAGGAGATCCAGAAGCGCGGGCAGAAGTTCGCCCGCCGCGTGGTCACCGACGAGGTGGCCCGCGAGGAGCTCGCGGACGAGCCGTACAAGCTGGAACTCATCGGCATCAAGGGTTCGGCCTCGACCGACGACGGTGCGAACGTCGAGGTGGGCGGCGGCGAGCTGACCATCTACGACAACCTCGACGGCAAGACCGGCGAGCTGTGCTGGAAGGACCTCTGTCGCGGTCCCCACCTGCCCACCACCCGCAACATCCCCGCCTTCAAGCTCATGCGCAACGCGGCCGCCTACTGGCGCGGCAGCGAGAAGAACCCGATGCTCCAGCGCATCTACGGCACCGCGTGGCCGTCGAAGGACGAGCTGAAGGCCCACCTCGACTTCCTCGCCGAGGCCGAGAAGCGCGACCACCGCCGCCTCGGCACCGAGCTCGACCTGTTCTCCGTACAGGACGAGATCGGCTCCGGCCTGGCCGTCTTCCACCCGCGGGGCGGCGTCATCCGCCGCACCATGGAGGACTACTCGCGCAAGCGCCACGAGGAAGAGGGCTACGAGTTCGTCTACACCCCGCACGCCACCAAGGGCGCCCTCTTCGAGAAGAGCGGTCACCTGGACTGGTACGCGGAGGGCATGTACCCCCCCATGCAGCTCGACGGTGGTACCGACTACTACCTCAAGCCCATGAACTGCCCGATGCACAACCTGATCTTCGACGCGCGCGGCCGCTCCTACCGCGAACTGCCGTTGCGCCTCTTCGAGTTCGGCACCGTGTACCGGTACGAGAAGTCCGGCGTGGTGCACGGCCTGACCCGTTCGCGCGGCTTCACCCAGGACGACGCGCACATCTACTGCACCAAGGAGCAGATGGCGGAGGAGCTCGACCGCACCCTCACCTTCGTGCTGAACCTGCTCCGCGACTACGGTCTGACCGACTTCTATCTGGAGCTGTCGACCAAGGACCCGGAGAAGTTCGTCGGCTCTGACGAGGTCTGGGAAGAGGCCACCGCCGTTCTCCAGTCGGTCGCCGAGAAGCAGGGCCTGCCCCTGGTCCCCGACCCGGGCGGCGCCGCGTTCTACGGTCCGAAGATCTCCGTCCAGTGCCGTGACGCGATCGGCCGCACCTGGCAGATGTCGACCGTGCAGCTCGACTTCAACCTGCCGGAGCGCTTCAACCTGGAGTACACCGGCCCCGACGGCTCCCGTCAGCGCCCGGTCATGATCCACCGTGCGCTCTTCGGTTCCATCGAGCGCTTCTTCGCCGTGTTGCTGGAGCACTACGCGGGCGCCATGCCGCCGTGGCTGGCCCCCGTCCAGGCCGTCGGCATCCCGATCGGCGACGGGCACGTGGAGTACCTGCAGGAGTTCGCCGCCGAGGCGAAGAAGCAGGGGCTGCGCGTCGAGGTCGACGCCTCCTCGGACCGGATGCAGAAGAAGATCCGCAACCACCAGAAGCTCAAGGTCCCGTTCATGATCATCGTCGGTGACGAGGACATGGCCGCCGGCACCGTCTCCTTCCGCTACCGCGACGGTTCGCAGGAGAACGGCGTGGCCAAGGACGAGGCCCTGGCCAAGCTGGCCAAGGTCGTCGCGGACCGCGTCCAGGTCTGACCGACCCGGCGACACGTCAGGAAGGGGTCTCCCGGGAACTCTCGTTCCCGGGAGGCC of the Streptomyces sp. NBC_01426 genome contains:
- a CDS encoding SCO7613 C-terminal domain-containing membrane protein, encoding MNTPLSPAEELALIAGELARLDARRAHLTARRDWLLRLPPTPWPAAPAPAPPSLPVKDASGRGAQNVLLTLGAVLLSVAALAFTLVSWGSLGIAGRAAVLAAVTAGALVAPLSLLRRGLRSTAESVAALGLLLTVLDAYAVHAVGMSTVDGTAYAAGAAGVLAALWAGYGFALPRLRLPLPVAVAAAQLPLPLAALASAADPVGLGWALLATAALDVVAAMTVPRARTAWPAGAVLGVTALAVGCVESAADPGASAPALLLAAGAALGVAVAWRVPRASAAALAGGLAAVVAAGGPLSPRWDTGWAVPAHLAAALILTLPAASGAASVPAAVRRGLVRAGLGVAAVAALWALASVVPALSARLRVLGEVWAATTPEMDRPGTGAAVAVTLLVTAGAAARAARLLPARPEPGVLAVVLGWAGLFAAPVLLGFPAAAVLVAQLSVTVAVGALALRPRPGGSGPGIAAAACALLGAGNVAVGALDGRLATVLVLGALTAAGAVGAAYRPAPGWARAGAAVLAVGWATALVVALCALSDLAVVWWAPPVLAAPAAVVAFGHRWGAARVPAEAASIASGVLALGLAAPDRPALALALALAGVVCAAAAVRADRRRLGWAAWALFVAATWVRLSASGVAWPEAYTLPVTVPALVVGFVRRRRDPAASSWTAYGPGLAATGLPTLIVAWGDPQWQRPLLLGLASLALTLVGARQRLQAPLLLGGATLAAVALHELAPYVVQVVGALPRWLPPALAGLLLLAVGATYERRLRDARRLRAAFGRLG
- a CDS encoding 3'-5' exonuclease, with the protein product MTRWYEGPLAAFDTETTGVDVEQDRIVSAALVVQECAGGRVRSTRWLVNPGVPVPPGATEVHGLTDEHLQRHGRWPAPVVEEIARALAEQQVAGRPVVVMNAPFDLTLLDRELRRHRASSLGRYLDNRPLTVLDPRVLDKHLDRYRKGRRTLTDLCEHYGIELEGAHDASADALASLEVVRAVGRRFAGRLERLTPAELHTLQAVWHAAQARGLQAWFARQGTPESVDPHWPLRPELGAAA
- a CDS encoding DUF4365 domain-containing protein, whose product is MALTQPEPLGVPPARIGPRPDAGTGPLRGTLATTACMETLQVGYLHAVAAAAGCSLSQPFPDNGIDWHVSHGAPEHVVDDEVTIKVQLKATYQTPPRPAGATFGFTLDNDHLVKLARTPVAVHKILVVMLVPREREQWLAAGHDRLDLRHCCYWTNLAGQPVTGRRRTTVRIPTARIFDDRALCEIMTRVGSGGTP
- a CDS encoding carotenoid oxygenase family protein, with the translated sequence MTDTKKPYLTGHYAPVVDEITATDLTVEGTLPPELTGRLLRNSHNPKPGITPTHWFKGSGMVHGIRLRDGRAEWYRNRWVHTPALDGAPYMTEHGPDLTASTAGTHVIEHAGRLLALSEAALPFELTADLETVGAYDFGGKLTSAMTAHPKEDPVTGELHFFASSPFPPFLIHHVASADGKVLDSREVPGASAALKHDFALTAHHVVFLEGSVTFDSSEHSGIPYGWSEDQVSRIGVMPRGAGGAARIRWFEIAPGYGMHFANAYEDVHGRIVVEGPTVGRAGWQRSWNWWVGAPDRGAEPNSGSRGRRWTVDLAAGRVTEEQTDDLTVEFPTINDAYLGREHRYQYALAFPDDLGVGNHSLVKYDRSTGGRQVLPFGTGRLPGEAVFVPAAEAGPGDEDAGYLLTVVSDLNADASQLLVLDATDLALPPVATVHLPRRVPAMIHGSWIPDDQAPAAS
- a CDS encoding SRPBCC family protein, translated to MTTNHTRLTTIDENAPAVVRLETTVVAPLATVWALHTDIAGWSDWHTGIDRVEFVGPLAAGTRFRWLTHGLDITSTVLDVTPGERIAWGGPAHGIDGVHVWTFHESAEGVTVRTEESWAGAPVEARPAELGAALRQSLEEWLHLLKTTAEAR
- a CDS encoding TetR/AcrR family transcriptional regulator, translated to MNTERRRQLSSAEERRDTVLHTAIGAFASRGYFGTTTTEVAKAAGISQSYVYRLFPNKEALFTAVVDHCFTRVRASLEEGAANAGGSAPEAVLSAMGDAYAHLIADKDLLLVLTHAQAAAVSEAAVRDAVRAGYARLVEYVRGASGGSEPEVQRFFAIGMLCHLLVSMDTQAVDAPWTRTLSAGVRHY
- a CDS encoding GNAT family N-acetyltransferase, which gives rise to MPHVLVRPLDLTDDPTAAAVHRVGRAAYAVEAALIGFDGIPALRESVDEMRERPLHWIGAVAPDGAIAGFLAWEDAEDGGVCVDRLCVDPAWFRRGIASLLCARIPAGRPVTVTTGAANAPAVALYGRLGFLRGEDFEPVPGLRMASFSRNPAPWAPPNR
- the thrS gene encoding threonine--tRNA ligase — encoded protein: MSDVRVIIQRDSERDERVVATGTTAAELFAGERTIVAARIAGELKDLAYEVQDGETVEPVEISSEDGLNILRHSTAHVMAQAVQELFPEAKLGIGPPVRDGFYYDFDVARPFTPDDLKAIEKKMQEIQKRGQKFARRVVTDEVAREELADEPYKLELIGIKGSASTDDGANVEVGGGELTIYDNLDGKTGELCWKDLCRGPHLPTTRNIPAFKLMRNAAAYWRGSEKNPMLQRIYGTAWPSKDELKAHLDFLAEAEKRDHRRLGTELDLFSVQDEIGSGLAVFHPRGGVIRRTMEDYSRKRHEEEGYEFVYTPHATKGALFEKSGHLDWYAEGMYPPMQLDGGTDYYLKPMNCPMHNLIFDARGRSYRELPLRLFEFGTVYRYEKSGVVHGLTRSRGFTQDDAHIYCTKEQMAEELDRTLTFVLNLLRDYGLTDFYLELSTKDPEKFVGSDEVWEEATAVLQSVAEKQGLPLVPDPGGAAFYGPKISVQCRDAIGRTWQMSTVQLDFNLPERFNLEYTGPDGSRQRPVMIHRALFGSIERFFAVLLEHYAGAMPPWLAPVQAVGIPIGDGHVEYLQEFAAEAKKQGLRVEVDASSDRMQKKIRNHQKLKVPFMIIVGDEDMAAGTVSFRYRDGSQENGVAKDEALAKLAKVVADRVQV